In Stomoxys calcitrans chromosome 2, idStoCalc2.1, whole genome shotgun sequence, the following proteins share a genomic window:
- the LOC106089217 gene encoding symplekin — MDSILGRPQFLSETVNLFTDEKTAAARARVVEWFNEMATGDAQVKCELLVKIQETIIGSCVELLEEFLESILSLVHDTNMEVRKQVVAFMEQICKVKVECLAQIINLVSMLLRDRSPQVIKRVIQACGSIYKNGLQWICAQQELTDSGEKAWNVLSLIKAQILDLIDNDNDGIRTNAIKFLEGVVVLQSFPDEDSQKKENDFSLENIPETLKIIKRQKLEEEALNIFDILLRFHGATHISSVNLIACTSSLCTIAKMRPSLMAPVVEAFKHLNSNLPPTLTDSQVSSVRKSLKMQLIALLKNKGSYEYQSAIKHMLLDLGASQGEIQRSVPKMDKQEQLRRQKRILENATSNLSKKMRLGPQHDRLDDAEKSKEQEMVIDEEELEKQRQKSNKVNEKYIAENIRSTEVAVNFVVDFLPKLPESAPEAFLSEYVPIKDLSIPQQVSKISNLLGQQMTEQKIGPGSAAFTKEPPMKVKVVEASAEEAMDVDATPASVDEEQLRKEEATKKLRENMERVKGEQELIERMKQKAKALKLQEVTKPFSRATKEKFLMDSVKRVLSAERQCIAGGVSAKRRKLLTIMAATFPDNVRYFIFDFIMLDIKQRIDLAFSWLYEEYCLLQGFTRHSYVKSENRPDHAYNELLTKLVEGIIGKCEFRDKVILLRRVFMEAPLLPDEALKILLSEVLKEDYAAHGLELLKDLCILRPPRKAKTLRYLLHFSVHERDDIRDKALEHIVDLYNTQKLLPPRIEEFALEWCTFLKKEIPPAVIFGEEYGRPVVETGWREEIAKICLTVMLALMPHKPELFLDKLVHIYTNTSADLKRTMLRSIDGAIKALGPENVLLLKLIEDCPKGCETLIIRIIYILTERQPVPQLELVLRVRELYANKIKDVRVLIPILAGLTKPEIIKALPKLIKLNQVVVKEIFNRLLGIGPEFSNQMMATSPADVLVALHTIDVNECDLKFIVKATSMCLAEKEVFTQDVLIGVLQQLVEIVPIPTLLMRTIIQSLTLYPRLGNFVLNLLQRLIHKQVWRHKVIWEGFLKCVQRLKPTSLPVLLHLPAPQLNSALEQCPDLRQPLLEYAQSIEDEPMSGVTPQIMDIITGNAVDVFITDDSGGFISVENIKKEIEEPMEISTISTVSTVPVISTVVPVAQPPASATAMLPDANQPLPPGEE, encoded by the exons ATGGATTCCATACTGGGAAGGCCGCAATTCCTAAGCGAAACTGTTAATTTGTTTACGGATGAGAAAACCGCAGCGGCAAGAGCTAGA GTTGTGGAATGGTTTAATGAAATGGCCACAGGTGATGCCCAAGTAAAATGTGAATTACTGGTGAAGATACAGGAAACCATAATTGGATCTTGCGTTGAGTTGTTGGAAGAGTTTTTGGAATCTATTCTATCGTTGGTACATGACACCAACATGGAAGTGCGCAAACAAGTTGTGGCATTTATGGAGCAAATCTG CAAGGTGAAGGTGGAGTGTTTGGCGCAAATCATAAATTTAGTATCCATGTTGTTGAGAGATCGTTCACCACAAGTAATAAAACGTGTCATACAAGCCTGTGGCAGCATTTATAAAAATGGCCTACAATGGATTTGTGCACAACAAGAATTGACTGACAGCGGCGAGAAAGCTTGGAATGTCCTTAGCCTGATAAAGGCACAAATATTGGATTTAATTGACAACGACAATGACGGCATACGCACAAATGCCATTAAGTTCTTGGAAGGCGTTGTTGTACTACAAAGTTTTCCCGATGAGGATAGCCAAAAGAAGGAAAATGACTTCTCTCTGGAGAACATACCAGAAACATTAAAAATCATTAAAAGACAAAAACTGGAAGAGGAGGCTttaaatattttcgatattttgttAAGATTTCATGGAGCAACACACATTTCTTCGGTTAATTTAATAGCATGCACCAGTAGTTTATGCACCATAGCTAAAATGCGTCCTAGTCTTATGGCTCCTGTGGTGGAGGCCTTTAAACACCTGAACTCCAACTTGCCGCCAACATTGACCGATTCGCAAGTCAGTTCGGTGaggaaaagtttaaaaatgCAATTGATAGCATTGTTGAAGAATAAAGGTTCCTATGAATACCAATCGGCCATTAAACATATGCTTTTGGATTTGGGAGCTTCGCAGGGGGAAATACAACGTTCCGTACCCAAGATGGACAAACAGGAACAATTGCGAAGACAAAAAAGGATTTTGGAGAATGCAACAAGTAATTTGTCCAAGAAAATGCGTTTAGGGCCGCAGCACGACCGTTTGGACGATGCTGAAAAATCTAAGGAACAAGAAATGGTAATCGATGAGGAGGAATTGGAAAAACAGagacaaaaatcaaacaaagtTAATGAGAAATATATAGCGGAAAATATTAGATCCACAGAGGTTGCTGTAAATTTTGTGGTAGATTTCTTGCCAAAATTGCCGGAAAGCGCCCCCGAAGCATTTCTCAGTGAATATGTGCCCATTAAAGATCTATCTATACCACAACAGGTTTCAAAAATATCCAATTTATTGGGGCAACAAATGACCGAGCAGAAGATTGGACCAGGATCGGCGGCCTTCACCAAAGAACCTCCCATGAAAGTAAAGGTGGTAGAAGCCTCAGCCGAAGAGGCCATGGATGTCGATGCAACCCCTGCCTCGGTGGATGAAGAACAATTGCGTAAGGAGGAGGCCACCAAAAAGCTAAGGGAAAATATGGAGCGCGTCAAGGGAGAGCAGGAGCTCATTGAACGCATGAAACAAAAGGCCAAAGCTTTGAAACTGCAAGAGGTAACCAAACCCTTCTCCCGAGCTACTAAAGAGAAGTTCCTTATGGATTCCGTCAAACGGGTGCTGAGTGCCGAAAGGCAATGTATTGCTGGTGGCGTCTCGGCAAAGAGAAGAAAGTTGCTCACCATTATGGCTGCCACCTTTCCTGACAATGTGAGATATTTCATATTCGACTTCATTATGCTGGATATAAAGCAGAGAATAGATTTGGCCTTCTCTTGGCTGTACGAGGAATATTGCTTGCTGCAAGGTTTCACTAGACATTCCTATGTGAAGTCCGAAAATCGTCCCGATCATGCATACAATGAACTCTTGACCAAACTAGTAGAAGGCATTATAGGCAAATGTGAATTTCGCGACAAAGTTATATTATTGAGAAGAGTATTTATGGAAGCTCCTTTGTTGCCCGATGAGGCATTGAAGATATTATTGAGTGAGGTGCTGAAGGAGGATTACGCGGCTCATGGTCTGGAATTGCTAAAAGATTTGTGCATATTAAGACCACCAAGAAAAGCAAAAACTTTGAGGTATTTGCTACACTTTTCTGTCCATGAGAGAGACGATATAAGGGACAAGGCTTTGGAGCATATTGTGGACTTGTATAATACACAAAAATTACTACCACCACGCATTGAGGAATTCGCCTTGGAGTGGTGCACATTTTTAAAGAAGGAAATACCTCCAGCCGTCATCTTCGGCGAAGAGTATGGCAGACCTGTTGTAGAGACCGGCTGGAGAGAAGAGATTGCCAAAATATGTCTAACGGTAATGCTGGCCCTGATGCCACACAAACCAGAATTGTTCTTGGACAAGCTTGTGCACATTTATACCAACACATCGGCCGATTTGAAAAGAACTATGTTGAGATCCATAGATGGGGCCATCAAAGCACTGGGACCTGAGAATGTGCTGCTTTTAAAGCTTATCGAAGACTGCCCCAAGGGCTGCGAGACATTGATTATACGCATTATCTATATATTGACTGAAAGGCAGCCGGTACCACAGTTGGAATTGGTACTTAGAGTACGCGAACTTTATGCCAATAAGATTAAAGATGTGCGtgttttgatacccattttggccGGCCTCACCAAGCCGGAGATAATAAAAGCTTTGCCCAAGTTAATCAAACTCAATCAAGTGGTGGTTAAGGAGATTTTTAATCGCTTGCTGGGCATAGGACCAGAATTTTCCAATCAAATGATGGCAACTAGTCCCGCCGATGTCTTGGTGGCTCTGCACACCATAGATGTTAACGAGTGTGACCTAAAGTTTATTGTCAAAGCCACCTCAATGTGTCTGGCAGAAAAGGAGGTTTTCACTCAGGATGTTTTGATTGGTGTGCTGCAACAATTGGTTGAAATAGTACCAATACCCACACTGTTGATGCGTACAATTATACAAAGTTTGACCTTGTACCCTCGCCTGGGTAATTTTGTATTGAATCTCTTGCAAAGACTAATACACAAACAGGTGTGGCGACATAAAGTCATATGGGAGGGTTTCTTGAAATGTGTGCAGCGTTTAAAGCCCACTTCCTTGCCGGTGTTGTTGCACTTGCCTGCGCCCCAGTTGAATTCGGCACTAGAACAATGTCCCGATCTGAGACAACCGCTTTTGGAATATGCCCAAAGCATAGAGGATGAGCCCATGTCGGGAGTAACGCCACAGATTATGGATATAATAACAGGCAATGCGGTGGATGTGTTTATTACC GACGATTCTGGTGGTTTTATATCCGTGGAAAACATCAAGAAGGAAATCGAGGAGCCCATGGAAATATCGACAATTTCCACCGTTTCCACTGTACCCGTTATAAGCACCGTAGTGCCAGTAGCCCAACCGCCCGCTTCAGCTACAGCTATGCTTCCTGACGCCAACCAACCTTTGCCTCCCGGGGAggaataa
- the LOC106089218 gene encoding CCA tRNA nucleotidyltransferase 1, mitochondrial has translation MFIKPNLVSNFSRHLVRVCVVQQRHMAQQQTKEFKAKIQGVPEKMRDNPILKKIDSPEFKSIFSEELLTLVDIFKKYNYELRIAGGAVRDILMNIKPKDIDFATTATPDEMKEMFTAEQVRMINPKGEKHGTITPRIANKENFEVTTLRIDVRTDGRHAEVQFTTDWQLDANRRDLTINSMFLGFDGTVYDYFFGYEDLQQRRVVFVGDAAVRIQEDYLRILRYFRFYGRIAREANCHDAPTLEAIRANVEGLAKISGERIWSELQKIVVGNFAEELVLEMINCGMAPYCGLPQEPNTAEFKRLCTALKEFERPHHPILLLISLLNSVEDAMRLHERLKLSVFERDLALFITQQRDRVDVDFHTLTDYQKLCLHPYINKDYVEQLLKYKNKTELYKSLKAWNMPRFPVNGNHLKERGCPKSKKMGLVIDQLKIIWAESNFKISADDLLDKHLPSILESLNSPPLTPKKKMKTTE, from the exons ATGTTTATTAAACCCAACTTGGTGAGCAATTTTAGTCGGCATTTGGTGAGAGTCTGTGTGGTGCAACAACGCCACATGGCACAGCAGCAAACGAAGGAGTTTAAAGCAAAAATTCAAGGCGTTCCGGAAAAAATGCGCGACAATCCAATATTAAAGAAAATCGATTCTCCTGAATTTAAAAGCATATTCTCCGAAGAGCTATTGACACTGGTGGATATCTTCAAGAAGTACAATTATGAGTTACGTATTGCTGGTGGAGCGGTGCGTGATATTTTAATGAATATCAAGCCCAAAGATATTGATTTCGCAACCACAGCTACTCCCGACGAAATGAAGGAAATGTTTACGGCAGAACAGGTACGCATGATCAACCCAAAAGGTGAAAAACATGGCACCATTACTCCGCGCATTGCTAATAAAGAGAATTTTGAAGTAACCACTTTGAGAATAGATGTGCGCACCGATGGCCGGCATGCTGAGGTGCAATTCACTACAGACTGGCAGCTGGATGCCAATCGTCGAGACTTGACCATAAACTCTATGTTTTTGGGCTTTGATGGCACTGTTTACGATTATTTCTTTGGTTATGAGGATCTTCAACAGCGCCGTGTGGTGTTTGTCGGTGATGCTGCTGTTCGCATACAAGAGGATTATCTGAGAATTTTGAGATATTTTCGTTTTTATGGCCGCATAGCACGAGAAGCTAATTGTCATGATGCCCCCACATTGGAAGCAATTCGGGCAAATGTTGAAGGATTGGCCAAAATAAGCGGCGaacgaatatggtccgaattacAAAAGATTGTGGTGGGTAACTTTGCCGAAGAACTTGTATTGGAAATGATAAATTGTGGCATGGCGCCCTATTGTGGTTTACCCCAAGAACCCAACACAGCAGAGTTCAAAAGACTTTGCACAGCTTTAAAGGAGTTCGAGCGGCCCCATCACCCCATTTTGTTGCTGATATCTTTGCTGAATTCTGTAGAGGATGCCATGAGGTTGCACGAACGACTTAAATTATCCGTTTTTGAAAGGGATTTGGCTTTGTTTATAACACAACAAAGGGATAGA gtTGATGTTGATTTTCATACCCTGACAGACTACCAAAAATTGTGCCTGCATCCTTATATTAATAAGGATTACGTGGAACAACTAttgaaatacaaaaataaaacagagtTGTATAAATCGCTGAAGGCCTGGAATATGCCCAGATTTCCCGTCAATGGCAATCATTTAAAAGAACGTGGCTGTCCAAAATCTAAGAAAATGGGCCTTGTAATAGACCAGCTGAAGATTATTTGGGCCGAAAGTAATTTTAAAATTAGTGCTGATGATTTGCTGGATAAGCACTTGCCAAGTATTTTAGAAAGTTTAAATTCTCCCCCCTTGACGCccaaaaagaaaatgaagaccacagaataa
- the LOC106089219 gene encoding glyoxylate reductase/hydroxypyruvate reductase has product MLVTRHLIKLQSCIRLNTTDTFTHRLRKAYSSMESPKSVYVTRPDVASVGLDLLKKECNVTHWSEAKPVPREELLRNVQGKDALFCALTDKIDAEIIERAGPQLKCIATISVGYEHIDLNECKKRGIRVGYTPDVLTDATAELTLALILATNRRLIEANKEVYNGGWKSWAPSWMCGQGLKGSRVGLFGFGRIGQEIASRLLPFKPALITYTTRTERPEEAKRVSASYVSFDEMLGESDFIIACCALTPETKEIFNSSAFGKMKSNCIFVNISRGGVVEQTALYNALKEKRIMAAGLDVTTPEPLPLDDPLLTLDNIVILPHIGSAEINTRTEMSRITAMNILAGLKGTQMISEVEL; this is encoded by the exons ATGCTAGTTACACGACATCTGATAAAACTGCAAAGCTGTATACGGCTCAATACCACTGATACTTTTACACATAGATTACGAAAGGCTTATTCCAGCATGGAATCTCCAAAAAGTGTCTATGTAACAAGGCCGGATGTTGCCTCTGTAGGATTGGATTTGTTGAAAAAGGA ATGCAATGTAACCCACTGGTCTGAAGCAAAGCCAGTGCCAAGGGAGGAACTGCTTAGAAATGTACAAGGCAAAGATGCTCTATTCTGTGCTTTGACTGATAAAATCGATGCCGAAATCATAGAAAGGGCTGGGCCCCAATTGAAATGCATTGCCACCATATCTGTGGGCTATGAACATATAGATCTTAATGAATGCAAAAAGCGAGGTATACGTGTCGGCTACACTCCTGATGTACTTACAGATGCCACCGCTGAGTTAACGCTGGCTTTAATTCTGGCAACCAATCGACGTTTGATTGAAGCCAACAAGGAGGTGTACAATGGAGGCTGGAAATCATGGGCACCCAGTTGGATGTGTGGTCAGGGACTGAAGGGCTCACGTGTAGGTCTATTTGGATTTGGACGCATAGGCCAGGAAATTGCCAGTCGTTTATTGCCTTTCAAACCGGCTCTTATCACCTACACTACACGCACCGAACGACCGGAGGAGGCCAAAAGGGTTTCCGCCTCCTATGTCTCATTCGATGAGATGCTAGGAGAGTCGGATTTTATTATCGCATGTTGCGCTCTAACACCGGAGACCAAGGAAATTTTCAATAGCTCCGCCTTTGGCAAAATGaaaagtaattgcatttttgtTAATATATCACGGGGAGGTGTGGTGGAGCAAACTGCCCTCTACAATGCCTTGAAGGAGAAGCGTATAATGGCAGCAGGCTTAGATGTAACTACACCCGAACCCTTGCCCTTGGATGATCCCTTATTGACTTTGGATAACATAGTTATTTTACCTCATATTGGCAGTGCAGAAATTAATACACGCACTGAAATGTCCAGAATCACTGCCATGAATATTTTGGCTGGTTTGAAAGGAACTCAAATGATATCTGAAGTGGAACTATAA
- the LOC106089220 gene encoding probable RNA methyltransferase CG1239 — MEISHLKEREEHIEIPNKRKCEYNFEQPKKKIARDGKNSPEIIALAALSDYPQSPINNKKELAITPAEHSAHTEINSPNKKSETSPDKISKTSGCFFPQSPKKRLEFAADSGKQQNKSKEKFIYGNYNQYYGYRNKDKDFHDIRLDMFEEYKDLFKEKQILDIGCNSGFITMEVAKKFEVKSIVGLDIDKHLINQAIKSIIRHKKALPLNSELKRSNKFPFNVTFVHGNYVLRDAVLLEIERPQFDVILCLSITKWIHLNFGDEGLKMAFKRMFLQLRSKGILVLEAQPFDNYGRRKKMTETIHTNYKNMKFFPKHFEEFLLSPEIGFAKVDLMGVPDHCKKGFKRPIQIFYKE, encoded by the exons ATGGAAATATCACACTTAAAGGAACGAGAAGAACACATAGAAATCCCTAATAAAAGGAAATGTGAATATAATTTTGAAcaaccaaaaaagaaaatcgcAAGAGATGGCAAAAATTCACCGGAAATCATTGCTTTGGCGGCGTTGTCCGATTATCCACAAAGTCCTATTAACAACAAAAAGGAGCTAGCAATCACACCAGCTGAGCACAGTGCACACACAGAAATTAACAGTCCCAACAAGAAATCAGAGACCAGCCCAGATAAAATCTCTAAAACCTCTGGATGTTTTTTCCCTCAGAGTCCTAAAAAACGTCTGGAGTTTGCTGCAGATTCGggtaaacaacaaaacaaaagcaaagaaaaattcATCTATGGCAACTACAACCAATATTACGGTTATCGAAATAAGGATAAAGATTTCCATGATATACGACTGGATATGTTTGAAGAGTACAAAGATTTGTTTAAAGAGAAACAAATTTTGGACATCGGCTGTAATAGTGGCTTCATAACCATGGAAGTGGCCAAAAAGTTTGAGGTAAAGTCAATAGTAGGTTTAGACATTGACAAACATCTCATTAATCAGGCCATAAAATCCATAATTCGCCACAAAAAAGCCTTGCCCTTGAATAGTGAACTGAAGCGTAGCAATAAGTTTCCATTCAATGTGACTTTTGTGCATGGAAATTATGTTCTAAGAGACGCTGTACTATTGGAAATTGAGAGACCACAGTTTGATGTGATACTATGTTTGTCAATAACAAAATGGATACATTTAAATTTTGGAGACGAAGGACTAAAGATGGCTTTCAAACGTATGTTTCTTCAATTGCGTTCAAAGGGTATTTTGGTATTGGAGGCTCAACCCTTTGATAATTATGGTAGGCGGAAGAAAATGACT GAGACAATACatacaaattacaaaaacatgaaattctTTCCCAAACATTTTGAGGAATTTTTGTTATCCCCAGAGATTGGATTTGCCAAAGTTGATCTAATGGGAGTACCTGATCATTGTAAAAAAGGATTTAAAAGACCCATacaaatattctacaaagagtag